Below is a genomic region from Dioscorea cayenensis subsp. rotundata cultivar TDr96_F1 chromosome 14, TDr96_F1_v2_PseudoChromosome.rev07_lg8_w22 25.fasta, whole genome shotgun sequence.
AGCTGCCGGAGGGAAGATCGACGTTACCGGAGAGCAGATCCGAATGTTGCCGGGGGGAGATCCAGTCGATGTCGAAGAATTCCGACCAAGAAGAGCACTGTTTGGCCTCGCGAAGGGGAGATGGGAAGATGGCCCGATGATCCACTTCAGTGacttcaaaagaaattttggaAGTGGGTGGAAGTGAGCTTTTATAAGGGGCTCACTTCCCACTTCAGtgtaaaaatatgaaatgtGTTTTAACTAAAACCCACTTCAGAGGAAAAAAACATcagaagtgggggaagtcagTCCACTTCCTCCCATTTCCCCCCACTTACAGCGAAATGAACCCCCTAAGCGCCTTAAAAaaagggaccaaaagggaataAATTGTACTTTTTGAGGGACCAGAAGGgtaattaaacctttttttattcatatgtttttattaatacttTTCTCATCCCATCCAATAATGttttactaaaaataacaacatacataaaaaaaaagaaattgattaggtaaattttttgatagggtATCAAATTATGACACTTTTATTTTGGGTCCAAACttcgatttgaatcaaaatgattatttcaacttcaattttatttcaccaTAAAATCATTCGATAGATTCCGAtctatttttgatgatgaaaTGTAAAAAATTCTCTATTAGTAGGTGAGATAGAATTATCAGCTGAACATGCAGCATgctatatatatgatgatagaGAATTTGGGGTATATACATTatcaaaaatagattaaaatatctCAAGTGATCACTTgatgaaacaaaattgaagttgaataactattttgattcaaattggaGTTTTGATCTCGAAATAAAAAAGATGGTATAATACTATAATTGGTCCCTgtacttttttctctcttcccttttagtccctctactcagaaatgctcccgactagtccctctacttttaaaaatgtgcccacttagtttgAAATGCTCACAACTAgtctctctatttttaaaaatagctcAAATAGAAGGACTAAGTGggacacatttttaaaagtagagggactagtttggagcatttctaactaagtgggcacatttttaaaagtaaagggATTAGTCGgaagcatttctgagtagagggaccaaaaagaaagagagaaaagtacatggactattttggtgattataccaaaAAAAAGATCATAGTTTGATGCTTTAACACAAAATTTACCCGAAATTGAATCAAGCCTTCCCTCAGTGCCACTACAGTAGTAACAGCACTGCATTTCGCAAGTGGATGTCACGTGGGATCTAGGGCATAGCGAAATTACAAGAATGCCCTCCAGGTTCCCGCCTCCCAGCGCGCCAAATTGGCTTTCTTGGTTCTCTTCCCCAAATTCCTAAACCCTAGTTCCTCATTTCTCATCCTCTTCacagagagtgagagagagagagagagagagagagatgaaggGAGGCACCGTCCAGATCAACTGGCACGACACCCAGCCTGTGCTCAGCTTGGATTTCCATCCGCACTACGGCCTCCTCGCCACAGCCGGCAACGATCATGACATTAAAGTATTGGACTTTCAATCTGTTTCCTCTAATTTCTTTTCTATGTTAACATGATTATATAGATTTTGTTATCTGTTCGATTTTGAATAGTGATTTGCTTTTCTCAATGATTTCACATTGTTCGTGGTATCTTGCAGCCAGTGTTGggaaatttgtgatttttcttgttttctaccTGACTGCTTCATTTCGTGGGAGAAAGACgactttttaattttgaatagttaattgtgtttgtttttggaATAATTTCTCATTGTTCGTGGTGTCCTCCTGCCTCCGTAATTTGGAAACAGATGAGATTTTGATGAATggtcacaaataaaattttgaaaatttcccATAATTTTGTAGTAATtagcatatgttttttttcttctgaaaatATTTGATGTGTTTAGGTTGAAATGCATGGATAGTTTAATCTTTCACTTCATTGATATATTTACTGTTGACAAAGTTCTCTTTTCTCATGTATTGATGAAAGAACCTATTATTTTTCTATCTATTTTGATCAATGCTGGGATGAATCGATGGGTATATAGAAAAGTATTGTATTTTTAGTTGTGATGTATTCCTCGTAATTGGTAATCTGTAACTTCCCCCTGTATTTGTTTGGAATGAAATTATTTCAGACTGATTCACACTTTTATTGGCAGCTTTGGGAAATAACTTGGGGCGAATCAGAGAAAAAACTTCCAACAGCTTCCTATCAGAAAAGCCTTTCTTACCATTCTTCTGCTGTTAACATTTTGCGTTTTTCTCCTTCTGGTGAGAactatgttttatgtttgaGATGGTCTGCAAATAAACAATTTTCTACTATTTTCCTTGCCAtggtatttgtttttaataccTCCCAACCTTCACACTGGCAGTTACAGTTTCTTCAAGGAGAAATTTGAATGTTGTGGCAATAACTTCCAGAACCCTTCAGCCAAATCTTCaacatacaaaattaattttatttgtatgcAGTTGCACAGTACATTCTTACAGAGTATACGAGTGGCAGATACATTTCGAAATTAGAATTTTTGTTGACATATGAAATGGTCACTTATGTtcagttatttatttttctctgagAATCTAATTTAGCATGTGGCGGATTACATAATCTATAATTAGTCTTTTAGAATCTAGTCATCTACTGGACTCCGACACCATGTCTCAGTTATAGGGCTGTTTTGATTCTCCGTCAATAGTAGTGGAAGAGATTAGTCTTTGATCACTTTGACATTTACTACTTGGGTCATGTTTATGTTCTAGAATGAACAAAATTTTTGATGTATGATGTTTGTATCTTATGTGGTTTATCTTAGGATCTGAATATGTATTTTAGAATCAGGACTTATTTTGCATGATCATGCACATTTAATTAATATACTTCATGTATAACATAAAGGAATgctgaaaaatatttttcattcatatttGGATTAAATTTCCATTCTTTGCTTTCCACCTTTGATTGTGAAAGGGTTCTATCGGCAACTATAACTAATGTTATGATTGGTGCTGGAGAGAAATTTTTTAGTTTGAGTGATTGGATGTGATTGCGGTTAACCAGACAATAAATATAAAGTCAATCCACTCGAAACAGATTGGATATTTATTAGAGCTACATCTAATGTTTTCTACAAGCAGCTGATGTCAGAATAAACTaggatgaaaagaaaataataatcaatgtaTAAGATGAACATAGACAAAATTTCaaggaaaatatgaaaaagataaaCACAACCGCcattttatggttttatgtgttggttttttttataagatgaatgaaaaacaatttcaaatcaTAGACTTTGACCATGAATGTTCAGGTTTTAGGctcaggaatttttttttttaagttgtttttATCACCCAAAAATATAGCCAATAGTTGATCTATCTTTAGGATGTAAGTTCAGTTGTTTTTGTAATAATTAGCTCAGAAGTAATGTCAAAATTCCATTAAACAAAATGATTGAGTTGCTTCATAGAAAATTTTCTTAGTTATGCGTAGTCGTAAAATTTTGTTGATAGATGATCGTTTCCATTGATGATTCCAATCAAATGTGACGACATAGAACATGAATTCTGTCATGGCTGTTTGAACCTTGACAACATGTAGCGTGAATGTTAGCATTGAAGAATGGATCCCAAATATGGCAACAAGTATCCCATGATGACAACAACCCCATACCCTATTTAAAACTGGCAAAACTCCTATATGAACTGCATCTCCTATGTTCTGCAATGTTTGACAAACAGTTGGATTCTGAATTATATTACTTGTATCTAGTGTAGATCTACCTACTTTTAAGGAGGAAGCATACTCATAAAACTTAAATCTCATCCTTCTGGCTCACTTTTGCACTAATCAAAGCTCCCAAAACTACTTGGAATAATTAACAATAGACTTTTATGTTTACTCAATGTCATGAACAACCGAACATATAAAAGCTATTTTAGTTGATCATTGCTTTCTGTGAGGTTTTTGTCATTGTTACCAGGCTGTGGAGGaatgatttgattattttcacaATCTCAATAGGAACTCACACTCATTAAGGTAGAGGACTCAACACATATAATTATTTCTAGTCAATCAGTTAACCATCCATGTCATTGATAGTCTTTTTATTTAGTCATGGTTTGCACTTTCAATTCGTTGTTGCCACATTCTGTAAATTCTGATGGAGAACAACTTTTGGTACCCATTATTTGATTTCTCTGTTCATTTGTGACTGAcgtaaatttgttttttatttttttacaggAGAACACCTTGCATCTGGTGCGGATGGTATGCCTTTATGTTTATGGATCATTGTCAAAATGAATTTATTGTGTACTAATTGAAATAAGAATATTAAGGGCCTGattattgttttcttgattAGCATTTTCTCTCTTGAATTTTCAGGAGGTGAACTAATCATCTGGAAGTTACATGCATCTGATGATGGTTATACATGGAAAGTACTCAAGACATTATCGTAAGATCAATCCTGATAATTCTTACTCAGGTATTCTGCCCAACAAGATTTTCGTACATtcctatattttattcatttatttgtggACCAGATTTCATCGAAAAGACGTTCTTGATGTTCAATGGTCTGTTGATGGTGCATATCTTGTTTCTGGTTCAGTTGATAATTCATGTATAATTTGGGATGCCAATAAAGGTATGATGTAGGAGATTTAATACGTGTTTCTGTGAAATTGAGTGAATGGTTGCTTATATGATCATATTTGTTGCCAATATTCAGGTTCAGTCCATCAGATTTTGGATGGTCATTTGCATTATGTTCAAGGTGTTGCTTGGGATCCTTTAGGCCAGTATGTTGCTTCTCTTAGTTCAGATAGAACATGTCGAGTATATGTTAACAAACCTCAAGCTAAACTGAAGGGTTATGAGAAATTGAATTATGTTTCTCAGCATGTTATCACAAAGTCCGAACTACAAAGACATGAAGACTCTAAGGTTTGTAAACTAGTTGTCAATTGTCTGTTTCATGTATCATTTGGTTCTGTCTATGTTGATAATAAAATTCATAACCATTTTTTCAGCCTCCTTCCAAATCCCATCTATTTCATGATGAGACATTACCTTCCTTTTTTCGAAGATTAGCATGGGCACCAGATGGATCATTTTTGCTAGTGCCAGCTGGTATTGTTCTGCATACTTCTAATACAGTTCTTAGACTTATTCTCTTTGATTACATTCCTTTAATTATAATGTTTGGCTAGATACATTCATCTTGGCAATTactttggattttgattaatttattgataCTTTATCTAAGCACAAGTTTCCATAAAAAGTTTGACCAGATTTATGAGTCTATCCTTTTTGAGGTATCTATTCTTTAGTGCTTTTCTGTTCTGCTTCAGGTATATACAGGAACTCCTCAGCCTCAGAAGTGTTGAACACTGCTTATATATTTTCAAGGAAAGATCTCTCCCGGTGAGTTATGAACTAAACTTTTTGATGTAATTGTATGAATGAGATTTATGTAGCCCTTGTAGCTTTAATCATCAACAAGTAATGATTTATCCGCTTCCAACAAATAGGAGTTTAAAATTTTCCAAGTTGCCTGATGTGTATGTCACAATTAGACCTGAATAGATGTCTAGTCTAGTAACACTGATCCCAATTGCACAGACCCGCAGTACAACTGCCAGGAGCTAGCAAACCTATTGTGGTTGCACGGTTTTGCCCTGTTCTTTTCCATCTGCGAGGATCTAACTCAGGTAGAGGTTTGCCATATTTTATCTTCATTATGTTTGAAGGATTTCTTGTCTGTTATCAACACTGACCTTTCTGCATTAACTTGAGCAGATGGATTTTTCAAACTGCCATATCGAGTTATTTTTGCAGTTGCTACCTTTAACTCTCTCTACATTTATGATACTGAAAGTACTCCACCAATCGCAATATTTGCTGGCCTCCATTATGCAGCCATTACTGATATTGCATGGTAAGCAGTCTGTTGGCAAGCTTTATGTTTTTACATGTCCAACTTATTGGaactcaaaaaaaaatgtttggtttTTTTGATCATACAACTCAAAtggttatataatatttattgaagaaTGCTTCATTGTGCTCTTTAACTTTGCAAGGTCAAGCAATGCTAAATATCTTGCATTATCCTCACGAGATGGGTACTGCACTATTGTAGAATTTGAAAATGATGAACTTGGGATACCATTCTCCGTTGCAGGTATGTAAGCATTATTATTTCAGTTTCTTTTGAGAATGGACTATTTTTTCCAATTTGAGAATCAATGTCCTTAATTTCCAGTTACTGTCTCTGAGAAATTAGATCAACACAGTAGTTTTGACTTGCCCTGTCTCCCAGTTTCATGGTCCGAGCTTTGTTTTCACTTATTGTTAACAGTGTACAAGCAAATCTTCAATTTACTCTGcatatataatttctaatttaaCTTTTGCACTTGTAGATGcattaaattttacaaaaatgaaCAGGAATTGCACCACACAACGACACCTGAATTGAATAATGTATTTTTGGGAAACTTATGGTTTTCATGACTTCAAATGCTTGAGAGTTACTCAACGTCTGTTTCATCTATATACACACCTGAAGTTTGAACCAGCCTTAGGCTGACATGAACTCCAGGCATTGCCTGATGCGGCATAATTACTGCAGTAAACTCTCCGTGTTTTGCATTTGCAGGAACGAGTAAAACCATGAACCCAACTAATGTTTCTAAATCAGATGTCACTGACCAGATGGAAATAGAAATGCCGGCAGCCTTGAAGGTTGATATAGCAGCTGATAAAAAGGCCAGTCTAGGAAATCAATCGCAGTCTACGATGATGATGAAGACACCGGACACAAAGAAACCCACGAAACGTATCACACCTGTCGTAATTAACTAGTAATATTTTTACTGTACATTTGGTCCGTTTGGAAATTTCTGTGAACTTATGTGTGTGATTCACCGGTaatatgatttgtttgcttaCATGAGCTACATAACCTggcattaaatatatatattttttgaagtttatgatttatttgaGTCTGTTTTCTCAGCTCTCTTGTTTTTTAATGCAACAGAGCTTTGGACTGCCGTGTCCGTGGAAACCATGACCTCAGAATTACGTGTATGCCCCTGCaaaatttgtaatattatttgcaaCCCCTGAAAAGTTCATTCTTAATCATAGTAACACTGCTGCTTTTTAGGCAGATTCTTAAGTTGTGTCAAATTTTACTGGGTTAGTTACTGGAAAGTCCTTGAAAGGTCAGCAACTTCCATATGGGcccctctaatttttttttggtccttttaattttaaagcTCCTTGTTTTCCGTATTTTTTCATCGTACGTAATGGTTTTGCCTCTCTGGTTTGATCAGGACGTGTTTTTGGGGgtttttatatattcttatttaattttgtgcattgttattttttcatttttttttaataaatgtaagTGGACGTGCATGTGGGTTGGAAATTGAAAGTTCAACCTACATGCTCT
It encodes:
- the LOC120275139 gene encoding chromatin assembly factor 1 subunit FAS2 homolog isoform X1 is translated as MKGGTVQINWHDTQPVLSLDFHPHYGLLATAGNDHDIKLWEITWGESEKKLPTASYQKSLSYHSSAVNILRFSPSGEHLASGADGGELIIWKLHASDDGYTWKVLKTLSFHRKDVLDVQWSVDGAYLVSGSVDNSCIIWDANKGSVHQILDGHLHYVQGVAWDPLGQYVASLSSDRTCRVYVNKPQAKLKGYEKLNYVSQHVITKSELQRHEDSKPPSKSHLFHDETLPSFFRRLAWAPDGSFLLVPAGIYRNSSASEVLNTAYIFSRKDLSRPAVQLPGASKPIVVARFCPVLFHLRGSNSDGFFKLPYRVIFAVATFNSLYIYDTESTPPIAIFAGLHYAAITDIAWSSNAKYLALSSRDGYCTIVEFENDELGIPFSVAGTSKTMNPTNVSKSDVTDQMEIEMPAALKVDIAADKKASLGNQSQSTMMMKTPDTKKPTKRITPVVIN
- the LOC120275139 gene encoding chromatin assembly factor 1 subunit FAS2 homolog isoform X2 is translated as MKGGTVQINWHDTQPVLSLDFHPHYGLLATAGNDHDIKLWEITWGESEKKLPTASYQKSLSYHSSAVNILRFSPSGEHLASGADGGELIIWKLHASDDGYTWKVLKTLSFHRKDVLDVQWSVDGAYLVSGSVDNSCIIWDANKGSVHQILDGHLHYVQGVAWDPLGQYVASLSSDRTCRVYVNKPQAKLKGYEKLNYVSQHVITKSELQRHEDSKPPSKSHLFHDETLPSFFRRLAWAPDGSFLLVPAGIYRNSSASEVLNTAYIFSRKDLSRPAVQLPGASKPIVVARFCPVLFHLRGSNSDGFFKLPYRVIFAVATFNSLYIYDTESTPPIAIFAGLHYAAITDIAWSSNAKYLALSSRDGYCTIVEFENDELGIPFSVAGTSKTMNPTNVSKSDVTDQMEIEMPAALKVDIAADKKASLGNQSQSTMMMKTPDTKKPTKRITPVVIN